In Brachybacterium fresconis, the genomic stretch ACTCGCTCATCCACGTTCCCCCGGAGGAGCTGCCGGCGACGCTCTCCGCGATCGCCCGGGCTCTGGTGCCGCGCGGGCGAGTGCTCATCGGATTCTTCGAGAGCGCCACGGCGGAGCCCTTCCCACATGCGATCACAACGGCCTACTACTGGCCGATTGAGCAGATCCGCCATCTGCTCAACCAGGCCGGCTTCACCGTGCTCGACATCGAGTCGCGCCGCGATCCCGGTCAGAGGCCGCACGCCTCGATCTCGGCCGCGGCGCATTGTCAGTAAACCATCGGCTTGCGGAATGCGGACCCCCAAGTAATCGCTCTGGACCCGCGGCTGCGGGGCCGCCACTTAGCGTCGGAAGATCCCCGCCATTTAGCGGACGAAGTCACACCTCCCCCGTCCCACAGGGCCCGAATCGGCGCTTCCGTGACACGTCTGCGCCGTGGGGTATACCCCAACAGGACGCGTCCGTTCGCTACCGGATTCGGTGCATACTGACCTTCATGTCCAGTCGTGTCCCGCAGATCGTTGCTCTCGGAGTCCTCGGGCTCCTTGCGGCATCTGGTTGCGCGAGCGATCCCGGGCGCGGAGTCAAAGCTGAAGCGTGCGTCTCGTGGGCAGATCTGTCAGATCCCCAGGCAGCGTTCGACGAGGCGGATGCCGTGATCATCGGCCGATCAAGCGCCTCCACAACAGTGACGAACATGTACGGGCTCGACGCCGCTGTGCACGACGTGGAAGTGCTGCAGGTACTCAAGGGGGACTTGGCGGACACGGAGGCAATCGCCGCGACCCCGGAAACATGCACTACCGGCGCCCCTTACCCGAGCGGCGATCCTTTGAACGCTGATGAAGATCTGCTTCTCTTCCTGACCCAGCCGGCTGGCGGCACACCGTGGTCCACGGTGACGCCACTGGACGGTGCGCAGCCCGCGCCGAAGGATGGGTCACTCCCGTTTGAAGTCACCGCCACCCCTGGTGGCTGACCTGCCTGCGAGTCCCGGAGCATCCATGGATGGGGACTGCTGCACGATCTGGTGTCAGTCCGGCCTTTCGCCGCTGGGGTCGAAGAGGGTGCCTTCGACAGCGCGGCGCTCGAAATTCCCGAGCGCGTGGTTGCGCAGCGATCCGAGTCCTGCAAGGTGTGCAGCCGCCGCGACCTGCAGGCGAAGAGTCGCTCGGTGGAGCATCGCTCTTCGGATCTCCTCCGACTCGCCAAGCGGCATGACGCCCGAGGCGCCGTGGAAGCTGATCAGGGGCGCGAGGTCGATCACGGGATCTCCGATACAGGCATGGTCGAAGTCGATGACCGAGTCGACTCGTTCCCCGGCCCACAAGATGTTGTGAGGACCGAAATCGCCATGGCAGAACGTCTGTGGAGCATCCATTTCGGCGTCGAGCATGGCCTCGACGCGCTCCACGGCGGTGAACCGCGTAGCCCGCGAGAGCAGCGGGGCCAAGTCGCGTCGCACGATTCCCGGCCAGAGCTCTGCGCCGCACCAAGCCCGCACTGGTGCTAGTTCGTGGTGGACGCGTAGTGAAGTCGCGCGGAGCGAGCGCAGCACATCTTCGTATGCAGAGAGCCTTTCGGAACCACAAGCTTGGAGAGCTGTTTGTGCGGGAGTCTCAAGCTGTGGCAACGCATCTGGCTCGAGGTGGCGCCCTCGGGGCAGTCCTTGGTGGCGACGAGAGGCTTCTACGTGTTCGTCAGGGACTGCCGCACGGATCGCGGACGGGGCTGCCCCCGTGACTCCGTCGGGCGCAGCACGCCTGATGTCCGCCATGCACGGCGTGCCGCCGCGCAGGCCGGGGGGCCTCCTCGCCGTCCCCGACATAAGATCCCTTGAAGCGACAAGACTGACGCAAAGGAGCACGCGATGAGATCACCTATTCTCGGTTATCTCGACACGGTCATCGAGGAGACCGCTCACATCAGCGCCGGTGATGTTGCCGGTTACATCCCCGAACTCGCGGCCGCCGACCCGGATCGCGTGGCCATCGCCCTGTGCACGGTCAACGGTACGGTCTATTCCAGCGGCGACGTCGACCATCGTTTCAGTATCCAATCGATGTCCAAGCCGTTCGCGTATGCCCTGGCGATCGAGGACCACGGCCTGGGCGCGGTGCTCGACAACGTCGGTGTCGAACCCAGCGGTGAGGCCTTCAACGAGCTCTCCCTTGATCCAGAGACCGGCAAACCGCGCAACCCGATGATCAACGCCGGTGCCATTGCGACCCACGCGCTGCTAAAGAGCGACGAGGAGTCGTCGGTCGAGCGGATGCTCAAGTTGTTCTCGCAGCTGACGGGTCGACAGATCGACATCGAGGAGGCAGTCGCTGCATCGGAGCTTGGTGCGGGCGATCGCAATCTCGGGCTCGCTCATCTCTTGCGCGCGGCCGGGGCGCTCGCGCAGGAGCCTGGGCCTGCGGTCGAGGGGTACATCCGCCAATGCGCGGCCTCTGTCACCGTGCGTGACCTTGC encodes the following:
- a CDS encoding aminoglycoside phosphotransferase family protein, producing the protein MSGTARRPPGLRGGTPCMADIRRAAPDGVTGAAPSAIRAAVPDEHVEASRRHQGLPRGRHLEPDALPQLETPAQTALQACGSERLSAYEDVLRSLRATSLRVHHELAPVRAWCGAELWPGIVRRDLAPLLSRATRFTAVERVEAMLDAEMDAPQTFCHGDFGPHNILWAGERVDSVIDFDHACIGDPVIDLAPLISFHGASGVMPLGESEEIRRAMLHRATLRLQVAAAAHLAGLGSLRNHALGNFERRAVEGTLFDPSGERPD